From the Rhodopirellula islandica genome, the window GCGGCCTCCACTTCTCAATGCCCCCATCGCATCAACGACCTCCAACAACCTTGCGACGGACGCATTGCCGCTCGTAGGCCAGGTCCCACCTGGCACTGGTTCTTTGGCGACGCTCGAAAAATAAATGGTGGCTGGCATCTCCGTTTCGCCCCGGATGGGGCCGTCGTGCTTAGCTCGGGGCGGAAGCCCCGAGAGACCGATGCCGAAAAACAAACGGTCGCCCCGGATGGGGCCGTCGTAGAAGTTAGGTGGCGTCCCTCGCTCACGCGTCGCGTTGTGATGGACACTCATTTCCGTCGGAGTTTTGAATGACGGCCAAGAACGGCCAACCCACAACAAACTCAACGCGTCCAAACGGAACGGTCGGAAAGCGAGCGTCAAGCAAAAGAACCAGTTCACCCTCCTGGCAGGAGGGTCGAGCAAAGCGAGGGGAGGTCGAACGCAAACACCCCCGTCCATTGAAAACGACACCGTGAGCATTGCAACCAGCCGTCTCACCCCGCCTCAGCCGAGTCCCCCTCCTGCACCAACCGATCCAACGGACTGACCACTTTCGACTCGTTCGGATTCCGCACGTGGGTGTAAATCTCCGTCGTCTTCACATCGTTGTGCCCCAGCAACTGATTCGATCTTCGCCCAACGTTGCTTCTGCTCAGCACTCGCAGGCTTCGAATACATCCCCATCCAAACTCAGCTCCCGCACGTCAACCGTGTCAATCCAATTCGCGTCCTCCAACCTGCCACCTCAGCAAGTCGCTCACCCCGTCGTTTTGCAGCCCAAGAGGCTTAGGCTTCCAGCCTGAGAATCCTCCCTCCCAACCCACAGCGTAAGCGACGCGTGAACAACAAGTGACGATGTTAGCGGTGTGGCGCAAGCCGCCCGGTGAGGAACCGGAGGGCTTGCGCCCTTCCGCTACGTCACTTGTTGTTCACGTGGTTCTAAGCAAGGCCTCACAGCATCTCCTCCTCCTGCCGATCGGGCATAAGCAAATCGGCAGGAAGGATCGGGCAAAACCATGTGAGCCGTTTGGGCGTTGGCCCCGGTTGCACCTGGGAACAGTGGCGTTTGCCATCACAGTCCAAATGCCAAAAGACTCCCGCCGACCTGCATGGAACTCTTCCAAATCGCTCAACCGCAACCTGAATCAGGACCAGCCACCAAAGCTGCCTCACGTGCGTGAACAGGCTGGTGGTCTGTCAAAGTTAAAAGTCAGCGTTGTTCGTAGTGGACGAGGCGACGAGTCCTTGGTTTTGACGCCAGTTCAGGACTCGTCGCCTCGTCCACTACCCTAAAAACAGGGCGAGAAAAGGGGACGGGGGTCATTGTTGGGATGATACGTCTACTTATGACCCCCGTCCCCTTTTCTCGCCCGTCCCCTTTTCTTCGTCGCCGCCGCCGACTGTCGTCGCTCCGCGACTGGGGCCCGTGTTTTGGCACGGATGATCCTTGGGTTGAAACCCAAGGCTGTTCAAGTGCCGTCGCTCCGCGACTCAGAGGCGTGGGGGCGAGACGGCCAAGCCCTCTTGCTAAGAATTGCTCTGGCGGGAAGACGGGCGTTCCACGAGGACGTCCGTTGGGTGTCACCCACCAAACCTCTTTGTCAACGCGGCACGGCATCCGCAGTTGGGGAGGAGCGGAAGGGGGCGATTCGAGGCTGGATCCATCTGGATCGTCAGGCGGATCATCGCGAGAATGCCGACGACACGGCCGGGGTTTCGGAGTCGCAAAGCGACGTCAGGCACCAGCCTTGGACGCAAGTCCCAGAAATCGATTCCTCCGCCGCTCGGTAGTCGCGAAGCGATGGCAGGTGTTGGTCCGGGCGGTGGAACGCCTGCCGTCGCTTTGCGACTGGTGTCTCGGCTCCTCTCGCTGCCCTCGGGCTTGCGTCCGTGCCTTTTGGCTGTCATCGCTTCGCGATTCATGCTGCTCTCCGGGGCAAAGGTTGGTGGATGGCACCATCCGAATTCTCGAGGCAGAAGCCCGCTAAAACGCAGCACCAGAAAGCTGCACAACCGTCGCAGCGGGAGGGGGCGGAAAGCGAGCGTTCAGCGAGATTTCCGGGGGAAGGCAATCCGCGCCGTTTCCCATGCTCGGCCCTCACCCTCGCGTACGCCTGAACGGGGTCGCTCTCCCCAAACTTCGTTGCGGGAGAGGTGGATCGTGCGGCAACCAGCTACAAAGCGGCCGTGATCAACCGGATGACCTTCCCAGGGGGGGCGAAGCCAAGCGGCACGCCCGCTAACAGGGCAAGTTGCATCGGGACCGTGTCAGAAAACGTCGCGTCGATCGCAAACGTTTACGCAGCGTCGATCGCGGATCGCAGGGAACGGCAGAACTCGCCCGCTTCCTCAGCGGCTGCTTGGACAGGATCGGTTCCCGATTCGTTTGCCTTGGCCACCGCAGCGGCTACTCGCCGGACAATCGCGGAGCCAACAATCAAGCCATCAGAAACAGGTGCCAACTGGGCTGCGGTTTCAGGTCCGCTGATTCCGAACCCGATGCAGATCGGCAGTTCGGTTTGTTCACGGAGCCAGCCCACATTGTCAACCAAATCGGCCGGCAACGCGGTTCGTTCACCTGTGATTCCAGTGACGGAAACGTAGTACAGGAAACCGCTGGACAGTTCCGCGATGCGGCATTGGCGGTCTCTTGTCGTGGTGGGTGTGACGAGCTGGATCAGGTCGAAACCTTTTTCCTGGCAAACCTTGCTGAACTCGTCTGCTTCTTCGACCAACAAATCAGGCACGATCGCGCCGCAGTAACCCGCTTGCATGGCTTGCTCGACGTACTTGGCCATTCCGATTCGGTAGATGATGGAATAGCTGACCATCGTCACGCGTGGCATCGCGGCAACATCGGCGTTGTCCGTCAAATGCTGGCCGAGATCCCAGACATGTTGCAGCTTGAACCCCGCGTCGAGTGCACGTTGGTAGGAGGCCTGGATCACCGGTCCATCAGCAATGGGATCGCTGTAGGGGACTCCGATTTCGCAGAGATCGGCACCGGCGCGGCGAGCTGCTGCGATGACGGCTTCTGTTGTGTCAATGTTCGGGTCGCCGGTCGTCAAAAACGGCATCAAGGCTTTGCGGTTCTGACCACGAAGCGATTCAAACAGGTTTTGCAGAGGCGTCATGGATGTCGGATCAACGTCGAAATGGGCGGACGAAACAGGTCTCAGTGAATTCTGCCGCCAAGCCTAGATTCCCGCGTGCGGATCGGCAACCAAGCCGCCACCAAAGACGGGGCGTGTCGGGACGGGATGGAACCGGGGCCAAGGCACCTCGGGCGGCGCTTCTGGCTCGGAGTGAACGCCCCCGGTGATGGGATCCAAGTCCATCGGCAGGGCTCCCTCCATCACCCCCGATCCGACTTGACCGGAGGCACCCTGGTGGGGTGTCCCGGTGCGGTCGCACATGACCCCATGACCGTCGGTGGGGACAATCACGGCACCGTCTTCGATCAGGCTCTGTGTGTGCTGAGCGGCGGTGTGAGGCCGTCCGCGACGCCAATCGCCGAGCAATCCGCCATGATCGTCCGGGTCGTGGGTCCGCTCGCTGGGGACGCCGAGAGCCACACATCCGCTTGTGCAAGCCAGCAATCCAACCAGCAAGCATCGCGTCAGCGAGCGGGCGGTCCAAAGGCGACGGTCATGGCAATGCGAATGTGGCATAGCTCTTGGATCGGTCGGCAGAATCGTTTTCTTTAGAAAAAATTGCCTGACCGGAAAAGTCGTCCGGTGGTGCAGACCAGCGCTCAAGGGAAAAACGCCGCTGTCTTTGCGAGTTCAACGCAGGCCAACCGAGATCAAGTATTCTTGTCGTTGATCTCCATGGCCCACCCCGGTCCGAATCAGCAGTCGGTCGTCGACGGGGACCGGTGTGGCGAAGAGAGAGTCGCCGGTTTTGTTTTCTGCCTTCAGTTCGAATCGATCCTGGCTGGCTTGGAAGACGAAGACGGTGCCGTCTTCGGCCGCAACGTAGATGCGGCCATCGACCAACAACGGCGAGGCGCTGATGCCACCGCCGAACAAACGTGTCCGCCACATTTGTTTGCCGTCCATGGTCCGCCAGCAGTAGGCAACGCCGGTGTCCGCGACGCCGAACAAGTAGTTGGGGATCGTCAGCAGCGATTGTTCGTAGCACTGGACGTTGTTTTCCCACTGCACACTGTTGGAGCTGCCATCGCCCAGGATGCACCAGGTGCCAGCTCTGGGATTTCCGCCACTGGTGATGACGCGGCGGTCGTCCCAAACAACGGTGCCACAGATCGCCTCGGTCGCCGTGTCCACGCCCCAGAGTTCTTTGCCTGTGACGGGATCGTAGGCATTGATCATGTCGGCTCCTGAGATCAGCACCATCGGCTGGCCCCCAATCGTCGCCGCGATCGGCGTGGCAAAGTTCAAATTGGACGGCCGAGCAACTCGCCAAACGTCGCGGCCGGTTTGAGTGTCCAAGGCCGCGAGACAGCTTTCAGGCCCGTCGTACTCTGCTGCGACGACCAGCAGGCCATCCACCAAAATCGGGCTGGCTCCATACCCAAATTGGAATTGCGAAGGCCGAAACGCCGCGACTTTCCTCTGCCAGTTTTGTTTGCCTTCCAAATTCAACGAGGTCACGACGATCGCGTCATCGGTGTGGAAGGAAACGTAAATGTTCTGACCGTCCGAGGCGGGGCTGGGGGAGGCAAACGAATTGTTCGAGTGGATTCGCTCGGGCAGCGTCCCGCGGTGAATGATCCAGTTGTCGACCATCCGTCCATCGGAACGACTGCATTTGATCAGACGCTGGGTTTCATCTTCGGCCACCGCCGTGGTCAGGAAAATATGGTCCCCGACAACGATGGGAGACGAATGCCCGCGACCCGGAATCGCCGTTTTCCAAACAACGTTTTCGCTTCGTTCCAAATCCCAGCGAAGGGGAGCTTCCGCGTCAGCCGGTGCGTGATTGTTGCCTTCCGGGCCTCGCCACTGCAGCCAATCCGCGGCGGCGCAGGTCGAAACCGGCCCCATCGCCCCGCCTGCCAACTGGACCAACCCAGCCCACAACAGCCATGCCAATGGGACGAGCATGCGGTGGAGCGGACGCTGGGGGCACAACATGGGGGCAGATCGATTCATCTTTCAAATCCATTGTCAGAGAAGAGTGCGAGAAGAGACGGTGCAGGCTGATAAATCGCACGTGTTGGAATCGCCGAAGGCGTGCCGCCATTGGAACACCAAAGAAAAAAGGCTCAAGATCCGTTCGGCAGAGTTGAGAACCATTCGGCTCTGTGGGACCCCGATGCGTCAGTTTTGAAGTGCAAGGGAAATCGATTTGAGGGGCTCATCTGCCGGAGCAGCGTCGAAGCGGCTCGATCCGGCCTACCTCGCAAAGCCATCACTCATCCAATCGATGTCCCTCCGAAAGGAGGGAGGTGGAGAGCACTGAGGGGATGAAATTCCATGCTCACCGAGATCGGTGAGCATCTTTTTACCTATCTCGCGATGGAACCATCCTGCTGACAACGGGGTGTCAGTTTGCTCCTGGCAGATCGCCCGCTGGCAGTCCTGCATCGGGTGCGTCGCCAGCAGGCATGCCGCCAGGAAGGTCACCCGGAAGACCAGGGGCTTGATTGCCTGGCAAGCCGAACGTCGGCAAACCACCAGGGCGACGGTCATCTTGGCCAGCGTCTTCGTCACCGTCCAAGAGTTCAACACCAGCCAGTTTGGCCAGGGCAACACGTTGTTCTTCCAGTGATTCCATCCACTTCTTCTTGTCGTCCAACAAGTCATCGTTGATGGCCTCCGCGACGGGACGAACGTCGTCGACCCAGGAGGTCAAGACTTTTTGGTCTTCCTCTGATGCGGCGGAGATCAGACCTGAAGGGGTGTCGGGAATTTCAGCCAGAGGTGAACCAACCGCTCCACGGAGCAATTGTTGCAGCACCGAAGTGATTCGACGTCGGGAAAGTGAAACTTCAGGGGGCTGAGGTTTTGCGGCAGGCATGCGTCCCATCATTCCCATGCCGCCCATGCCCATGCCGCCCATCATGTCGTCCATCCCCATGCCGTCCATCCCCATCCCCATGTCCATGCCATCCATCATGCCGTCCATTTCCATGCCGCCCATCATGGCATCATCCATTCCCATGCCACCCATCCCCATTCCGCCTGCCATGCCACCACCGGCGCGGCTCTTGTCCTTCTTTTTCTTTTTGTCTTCTTTGACACCCAGGAAGGTATCGGGGCTCGGGGGTTGCTTGACGGCCATCGCGCTGGTTCGGTCGAGAGCTTTCAGGCGTTTCAGTTCGGATTCAACTGTGTCGAATGCACGACGTGACCAACTCTTCAGCACACCCTGAGTATCAACGACTTGCCCTTCCAGCTGAGTGTTCATGTCACCCAGTTGCGAAGCCGAATACAACGCGATCAAGTCAGGTTGCTCTTCGTTGGTGCTGATTGAAATCAACTGCTTGCCAAGCGTGGTGTCTTCCGGCGCGCTGACGTAGTGCAGGATATCGACCGCGAAACGTTGCAGGTAAGCATGTGCCTTGGGGTCACGGTCTGCGGGCGCGGGTGCGTCCAGCAAGTCGGTCATCAATTGGGTCAGTTTGGCTTTGTTGTCCGCCGACATGGTTGGAAAGCCGTACATGGCGACTCGGTGAAGCGACTGCAGGGCAGCCGCTCGAACGCCATCGACTTCTTCTTCGTTTTCGTAGAGTCCCACCAGTGTGTCAAACAGCGCTGGGTAGGCGGCTGCCAAAGGCTTGGGTGGCCGGCCGGTGGCTCCGTCATACGGAGCACTGTCGAGCCGCCCCAAAACCAAAACCGCGTTGATACGGGCGGCGGGGATGTAATTGCCTTTGGCGACCTTCGTCATCCCGTTGTAGATGTTCTTCAGGAGATCCGTCTTGCCGGGGTTGTTGATTCGTTGGGCGCCCGAGAGCGATTTCTCGAGCGACGCCAACATCGGTCCCATCTCGTTTAGTTTGTCTTTGCTGACCATGGTGTAGGGAACGATGTGTTCGATGTAGATCATCGCGTTTCGCTTCACATCCGCCGTCAGTTGCTCCGGTTTGCGAGAAGAGGCCAGCGTTTTCGCTGCGCGTTCGTACCCTGAGATCTTTTCAGGCGTCACTGCGGCGGCGGGCAGATTGATCACCTCGTATTGCTGAGCGGAGGCGATTCCGCTGAGCAGCCAACACAACACCATGACCAGACATAGGATCCAAATCCGTTTGGCGCGTTGATGGTTGGAAGCCTGGCCCCCGTTCGCTGAATCCATCTGCGGCGAGTCAATTTGCGCAGCGGCAGCAATTGGGCCAGATGACTTGGACGGGGACGAGGTCGTAGTGGCGTGTCGCAAAGGAACACCTTCGGAGAGAAGAGCACGGCCGAATAGGATCGAAACGCGAACGTTTCGCGGACTTCCATTATTCACCGACTGACCGTCTCCCGTCAACGAAAATCCCGAATGACAGCGCATTTGCAGCCCTGGCGAAGGCATTGGGAGGTCTTGCCAGCCCGCTCGCCGCTGCGGCTTGTTGATTTTGTAGTGGGTTGCCCACTCTTGGCCGACATCCACAACACTGACGGGCAAGAGTGCCCATGCTCCATGCGTTGAAACGACTTTGACGACTCAATCGACAAGCCGGCTTCCGGCGGGCGTTTCGGGCGGTGAGCCTGCATCGCAGAAAGCGTGAGGGCATAAAAAAAGGCGAGGCCGGCTCCGAAGAACCGACCACGCCTCGCACGGGGGGACGCTTAATATTTGGGTAAATCATGGTGCAGGGTGCGTCCCTCTGACACAGGTAACCATAGTCCCGTTCCTGCGAATTTCGAGCAATTCGGTCGAGGAATCTGGGGTTCTGCCGCAGTCCCTTGGGAAGCGTGATCGTCTGTGCCAATCGAAACGATTCTGCCGATTGGAGCCCTCGGGGGGGCAAGGGATGCGGGCTGCCCAGAGCAAAACTTTTCCAGGCCCAGCGGGATCGATTGGAGTGCCGGTCAAAATGTGCCGATTGTTCCGGTTGGAGGGGGGCCTCCGTCATGGATCATCGTTTCGCCCACGACACCGTCGTTCAGGCCGCGATCCATGTCCATTTCAATCCTTTGGGAACGGAAGTGACGGAAGAAGCCATGCAGAGCAACACCAACCGTTGGGTCGGCCTTTTCGCACTGCGAACTGTGGAGCCGGTGGGAAATCAGGAGCCGGTGGCGCGTCGTTGGCAATTTGCCTTCGTCGCTGGCGTCGCAGTTTGGACGAGTGTTTGGGGGGCGGGCACAGCCGATGCGCAGCGTCCGGTCGTTCCCGGAACCGGGACTGAACTCGTTGGCGTCGCCGATGACTTCGAAGACGAGTCGTGGCAATATGTGCCAAACAATCCCAAGAGCACCGAGGACATTGATGAAAATCAACGTTCGCCCATGGGAAAGAGCACCAACGGACGCTGGTACGAAGGCATCAAACGGGGCCATCCCGATGTGGTCCAGCGAGTGGCCACGCCAACCGGCGGCTTGTCCGGCAGCCAAGGCGCTCTGCTGATGCGGAGCAAGTTCACGGGGATTCCCGGGAACGCCAGTGGCACGATGCACCAGGATGACTTCATCGCGAATGTTCAGTATCGACTGAAACGTCGCATCGATGTGTCCGAGGTTCCCAGTGTCACGACGCGAGTGTTCTTGCCACCGGTGGCCGAGTGGGAGCAACGCAGCGGACCTCACTTTGGATTTCGCTTGGCCCTCGAAACGACGGCGATGATTGAAAAAGAAATTGGGCTGTTCAAGCTCAAACGCAAAGAGATGGGCAACGAGATCTACTGGCCGGGTTTGTTCATCGAATTCGAAAGCAAGGCTGACAGCCGAAGTCGCAGCGACGACTACGCATACCTTCGAGTTCGTAGCAACCAACGTGGCGCCGACTTTCGTGGTCCGCAGATCACCACCACGGGTTGGTGGACGTTGGGCATGAGCGTCACACCGGATGGCATGGTGCACTACTATGCATCGCCCGGCGTGGATGACCTGACCGAGGAAGACTACATCACCAGTCAGTTCCCCTACGGTTACGAAGCGGAACGAATGCGAACGTTCTTCTACAACATCTGCAGTGCGGATGACGGACGTCGTTGGAGCACTTCGTTCATCGTCGATGATCCGAAGGTCTTCTTGGTTCGCCCCAAGGGCAAACAGATGGCAGGTCGCTCCAGCAACCCACGTCGCTGAGTCGTTCAGGCCAGTTGCTCGACGCGGCACGGATAGAACGGCCGCGAATGTTCCACCAAATCCAACATGGTTTTGGTGTTCAGAGAATCGGAGGCAGTGGGGATTTCGTTGCGAATCGCTTTTCGGTAAACGCTGAGCAATTGCTGCCTTTGGTTTTCCGGCCCGTATTTTGTCGCCACAACGTTTCGGTTGTGAGCGATCGTTGCGGGATCGCTTGCTGTTCTCAACGCGTCGCACAACGTGGCGTTTCGTTGCCGGATTTCTTTCGCGAACCCGGAATCGGTGGCAAAGCGGTGGATCACCTCGGTCTGCAACTCCGGCGTCAATCTCGCGAAATCGATCCAGTCGCAATCGCGAGAGACGGCGGCGCCGCCTGGGGATCGGACTCCCTTCCACGCGTTGACTTTGGCGGCCGCGAATTGGCGTTCTGCTTCCGCGAGCCAAGACGCAGAGCTGGGAATCATGACGACGTCATAGAGCTGATCCAGCTGCATGCCTTGGTCCATGAAATCGCGGGTCACGCCGGGAAGGTTTCTCGCAACGACAGGGCGTGAGGCGAGCCAGGGTTCGAGAAAGACCATCCCAAATCCTTCCGCCACGCTGGACGAAACGACGACGCTAGCGGCTGATAGATTGTCCACGAATTGGATGCCTTCCTGATGAGCGGCATCGAAGACGACGTTGTCCACACTTTGCTTGGCAATTGCTCGCCAGCGTTCGTAGGATTTTCTTTCCATCGGGGTGTCGGGGGCAAGCGTCATCGCGCCCACGGTTGGGCGACCGGCCATCTGGCACAGCAGCAAGAATTCGCCCAGGTTCTTGCGGCGGATTCCACGAACGGGATAGAGCATCCAGCGGAAATCAGTGGGCAACTGGAACGCTTTCGCGACACGCTGCGCTGCGGTTTCGAAATCAGGCAGCTCATCGCTTGGGAGGCGAACGCTGTTGGGCAGCACATCGATGCGGGAGTTCGAAATTCCAAACTTCGACAACGTTTCCGCATCGCCGGTGGTCAAGGTCGCGTAGGACAGTCGTTCGCCACACGGGTACAGGATTTTGTCGAGGTCTTGAACGTGATCGCAATCGTGGGCCGTTTTGAGATGCGCCCAGTTTTGTGGCCGTTGGTCTTCTGCAAAGTCATGGATTTGCATCACGCACGCATAACCAAGATTCGCCAAACGCTGGATCACCAGTGGAGCGGCCGCGTTTTTGCCGAGGCTGTGATTGTGCCAGTGGATGACCGTCTGCTCGCGAGTCCAGCCCGCGCGTTGGCATTGCTCGTCCAACTCGCGAGCCGTTTGTTCGGCTTGTTGTGAAACGCTCCGCGAACAATCACGCAGCGAGTCGTATTCCAGGGACGGGAGAGTCCACAGGGAAGCCGAAGAGCGGGTTGCTGCGTGCAGGCCTGACTGACGAGGGCCGCTGACCAGAGCAACCTCGTCAATGTCATTGGATTGATGCAGGCAATGAACATGATTGTCGACCACCTGGGTCACACCGCCCCGTTCGAAGTGGCAATGCACAATGAGAATTTTCATCGCGGAAACTTTCACTGGCTGTCAGTCTCGAAGGGGCAAGGCGTTTCAGTGACTGAGGTGGTTGTGGCATTGCTTCACGCTCCCCTCGCTTCGCTCGACCTTACCAGGGGACGTTCGAATAATAATTGGTGGCTGGCGTCTGGGGTTTGTCCCGGATGGGGCCGTCATGCTTCGCTCGGGGCGGAAGCCCCGAGAGACCGATGCCGGAAAACAAACGGTCGCTAAGAATGGGCCCGTCGTGGGAGTTGGGGGAGTCCCTCGCTCACGCTTCGGGTTGTGATGAGGGGCTTGGCCGACTCGGACGGGCAAGAGTGCCCATCCTACTTGTGCGTTCTTTTTCACAGGCTGGAAGCCTATGCCACACTTCGATCAGTGCACGCGTTGGCCGGGCAGTGCACCGTCGTCGATGCCCAGCACGAAGACTTCTTCGCCGCCGGGACCGGCGGCGGTGACCATGCCTTCGCTCAAACCAAACCGCATCTTTCGAGGTTTGAGGTTGGCGACCATCACGACCAGGCGTCCGACCAACTTTTCGGGGTCGTAAGCGGCTTTGATTCCGGCGAAGACCTGGCGAGTTTCGTCGCCGCCCAAACCGAGTGTGAGTTTCAGAAGTTTGTTGGCGTCCGGCACGTGTTCGGCCGACAGAACACGAGCGACCCGCAGGTCGACCTTCATGAACTCATCGATGGTGATTTCATCGGCGAGCGGTTCATCCTTGAGTGGTTGATCGCTGTCGTTGAACGGGTTGGCGGCGACGACTTCATTTTCTTGAGCCGCTTCGTCTTTGCTTT encodes:
- a CDS encoding outer membrane protein assembly factor BamB family protein, whose translation is MNRSAPMLCPQRPLHRMLVPLAWLLWAGLVQLAGGAMGPVSTCAAADWLQWRGPEGNNHAPADAEAPLRWDLERSENVVWKTAIPGRGHSSPIVVGDHIFLTTAVAEDETQRLIKCSRSDGRMVDNWIIHRGTLPERIHSNNSFASPSPASDGQNIYVSFHTDDAIVVTSLNLEGKQNWQRKVAAFRPSQFQFGYGASPILVDGLLVVAAEYDGPESCLAALDTQTGRDVWRVARPSNLNFATPIAATIGGQPMVLISGADMINAYDPVTGKELWGVDTATEAICGTVVWDDRRVITSGGNPRAGTWCILGDGSSNSVQWENNVQCYEQSLLTIPNYLFGVADTGVAYCWRTMDGKQMWRTRLFGGGISASPLLVDGRIYVAAEDGTVFVFQASQDRFELKAENKTGDSLFATPVPVDDRLLIRTGVGHGDQRQEYLISVGLR
- the trpA gene encoding tryptophan synthase subunit alpha — protein: MTPLQNLFESLRGQNRKALMPFLTTGDPNIDTTEAVIAAARRAGADLCEIGVPYSDPIADGPVIQASYQRALDAGFKLQHVWDLGQHLTDNADVAAMPRVTMVSYSIIYRIGMAKYVEQAMQAGYCGAIVPDLLVEEADEFSKVCQEKGFDLIQLVTPTTTRDRQCRIAELSSGFLYYVSVTGITGERTALPADLVDNVGWLREQTELPICIGFGISGPETAAQLAPVSDGLIVGSAIVRRVAAAVAKANESGTDPVQAAAEEAGEFCRSLRSAIDAA